The Flavobacterium sp. 1 genome contains the following window.
ATTATCAAAAGAAAATTTAAAAATGATATTATATGCTATCAAGAATAATTGAAACATTAAAATACTCACTATTAGAATATCGTTTTTATTACTTAAGCATTGTGTTGCTATTGGTCCTATTGATTTATAATCACAATAAAACTCTCACTTTGGAGAAAGAACTTGTTCGAGTAAACAATGAACTTCATGTGAAACAAGTCACTTCCGAAAGAAGGCAAAAGGCATATGATGAAAAAGTAAAACAACAGCAAGAAAAACTCGAACGTATGATTAAAGAGATCAAGTCGCATAAATAGAACTTGCAATCGATTCCGCTTGACAAAGTTTTCATTGTTTATGTTGGATATTCAACGAAGCCTTGCTGTTAGCAATAGTATTTTTTTAGTCCTTTATTTTAGTTTTGAGGTCTAGAGCTAGAGTAATAATATTTTTTTTCTCATGTCGAACCGTAACAGATAGTCGGGGTCAGATATTTCATTTAAAGCTTCAATATTGCATTTGCAATAAAAAAAAGGCAAATGAGTCCAGTAATATATTGAATAAAGAAAAGCATTAATAACCTGCTGTATTTATACTTTAAGTTTCCGAAATCAACTTTCAAAGAAAAAAAGATATAGGCTGTATGCAAAAATATTCCTAACTGTGTTCTTAAAAAAAATCTCAGTTTCCCTTCCTCTTTTAGCTTTAATTGATCATCTAGTGGTATAATGGTATAAACCGTTTGCATTTTTCCCCAGAATAAATAATTCAAAAAATGAAATAAAAACAAAAATACAAACGTCCAATATATAATGTATTCTTTATTATAACCATAGTTCCACCAATACTTATTCAAAAAAGCTGAGTAACGACCTTTTAATCCATCTTGTGAAGCTATATACTTTTGATAAGCAATATCAACATTTTTATAGCTTTCGGATTTCCCTTCTTTTTTAAATTTGGCTAAGAGCCTCTCGTAGGTGGATACGATATAATCCTTATTTAAATCGGAATCAAAATACAGATGTACTCTTTTGGTAAAATTAAATTGAATATTATCCAAATCCATGTTAACAAACGAGAGATATACTGGATTATTGGTTTTATCAAATTCAAGATAAAGAGGGGTATTAACAATACACCGGTTGAAGTAAATAGTATCAAAACTCATTGCAGTTAATTCTGCATCTTTCCCAAATTCACACTCCTTAAAATAAACTCCTCCCTTTTTGCCTGTATAAGGCACATAAAACTTGGCATTCAGCCATGCTTTATCAAAAGAGCATTTCAAATTTGTAGAATCTCTGAACTTCTTTTTTGAAAAAGTATTTTCTAACCTGAATGTCCCATTTATAGAATCTTTTAAAAAAGTTAAAACGGTATGTTGAGAACTGTCATTCATGTATATAAACCCTTCTTTAAAAACGTCCCAATTAAACTCCATCGTTAACTTCTTTTTATCGGATTTAATCAAAAGAATTCCTCGAGGCTCTGCCTCGGGGTTTAGCGTACAATAGAAAGATTAGTATATTTGTTGGATGAGCGAACACATTTTCAAACGACACAATAAAAGTTTGTTACTTTATCATTTGGAGTGTCCTGTAAAATATAGGAGAAATGTTTTGACCGATTCTGTTGAAATGAGTTTGGTTTCTATATGTGAAAATATTTCAGAACGCTATGAGATTCATTTTATAGAAATTGGGGCTGATGAGAATCACGTTCATTTTTTGATACAAAGTGTTCCAAAAATTTCAGTTGAAATAATGGTTAGAACTGTAAAAAGTATTACTGCTAAAGAGATTTTCAGATTACATCCTGAGGTTAAGAATAAATTGTGGGGTGGTAACTTTTGGACTAGTGGATATTATGTGAATACTGTTGGTCAATATGGTAATGAGGATGTGATTCAGAAATACATTCAAAACCAAGGTGAAGAAAAAACAGTTTATAAATCGTTTAACAAAAATCAATTGCGGTTATCTTTCGAGTAACGCGATACCTCGAGGCTCTGCCTCGGGGTAATTCATTTCCTTTTAAATAAAAAGCACTGTACTCTCCTGCCCAACTTATAAATGAATGAAAACGGTTGTCTTCAGCAAACAAACCAACTTTCATTCCTCTGAATTGAACTTCTGAAAATTTATTATGCCACCAAACTAAATAATGATCGTTTTTTATACCAGAAAGCTCCAATAAAGGAGCCTTACAATTTTGAAAACGCAGATTTATCTCAGTAGAAAATAGTAACCTCTTATTGAAATCATCTTGCAGTAAATTATTGTTATCAATAAGTGAGTCAACAAACGTAACATTGCTTATTACAAATTGTTGATCACTTTTAAAACTCCACAGATTCTGTCCATCAGTACTTTTATATGTGTATTTAATAAGTTTTTTATCCCCTACCAAAAGTGCATCAAGATCATAAAAAGCAAAAGTTTTATTCTCGAGAATATACATTTCATTATTGTATTGATTCATTTTCCACCAATCGGATTTCCCATAGCCTTTATATGTGATTGGCTGAGCAATACCCGTAAGTCCAAATCCAATAAGTAGCATCCAGAAAAAGATTCTTTCATTTTTCAATTTAGCGGAGTTATTCATGTTTACAATAATTTACGGTAATTGATTTATAATCATTTAGAATATTGCAGAATAAAACTCTGTTTGCCTTTTTCATAATCTATTACTAAGAATTGGTTAAAAAATTTGGTCTTTTGAATTTGTCTTAGGCAGTTAGTAGTCAAGCTGGTGATCTCCATGCGACAATTGGCAATACAATTCCTCCTTAGGCAAAAGCCTACAATCTAACACAACAACCCTATTATTTCAAACCATTCCATCTCTCAAAGATAAAATGGCAATTCCAGTTGTAAATACATTTAATTATAACGCTTTCTAAATTAATGACTTATACTCCCTATTTAAGAAGTAATTGTCATAAAACAAAAAAAAGATGCTATAAAGCATCTTTTGAAAGGTATTGGATTAAGGTCAAACCTTATTTTTTCAACTTACATTTCTATGAATGTTAGTAATTTACCTAATACTTTTAAAATCAGAAATAAATTTACTACATTTCGTCTATAAAAGTATATTTATGCAACTGCTGCAACTTGTTTCTATTGGAGGAATTATGACGGGGGGAACCACAAGACCTCTTAACATAATTGCAGTTGACGAAAATGGCGATCCAAATAAATATATAATGAAAGTTTTTACCGAAAAAAATATATCCCAAAATGTTTCAGTAGCAAAAGAAATAATATGTTCTGAACTAGCGAAAGAGTTCGATTTAGTTTGTCCAAATTATGGAATAATAAATTTTGACCATATAGAAATTTCAGAATTATATGATGAGCATAAATTGAAAATGCTAGATAAAGGCTTTAAGTTTTGTAGTAAATTTGTAGAGCAGAATGCAATTTTTAATCCATTAGTTACTAATTCTTTTTTAAAAGATTATGAGGTTGCAAATATTTTTGCTTTTGACTTATTTATTTACAACGTTGATAGAGGAGGTGAACATAACAAGCCAAATATGCTAATTAATGACTCAAATCTTATTTTAATAGATCATGAGTTAACATTTCCTTTTATAAACGATACCAATCAAAAAGTGGATTATGAATTTTTTTTACAAATTATTTAATATTCCAAAACATACTCTTAAGCCAATTACCCCACCCGAGGCTGTAAGCCGAACGGACGAAGTAAATCCGTTGTACCTATTAGCAGTAGCCCTTTATTCAATTGAAGTCATAAACATAAGTTTCGATTTCATTGTTCAATAAAGATTCTTGTATTAGTGGCTCTATTCTGTCCCAAGTCCCACCTGCAAGTCCGCAACCAATTCTTGGCATATGGACAGACGTATTATTTTCTGTTGCAAATTGAGCAACTTTTTCAAGTCCTTTTTTTATTGCATCATAACGAATTGGAGCATTACCATTTTCATCTTTATTTATTTTATGCTGTCCAATTAAATTTGCAATCCAAATATC
Protein-coding sequences here:
- the tnpA gene encoding IS200/IS605 family transposase, encoding MSEHIFKRHNKSLLLYHLECPVKYRRNVLTDSVEMSLVSICENISERYEIHFIEIGADENHVHFLIQSVPKISVEIMVRTVKSITAKEIFRLHPEVKNKLWGGNFWTSGYYVNTVGQYGNEDVIQKYIQNQGEEKTVYKSFNKNQLRLSFE
- a CDS encoding HipA family kinase, yielding MQLLQLVSIGGIMTGGTTRPLNIIAVDENGDPNKYIMKVFTEKNISQNVSVAKEIICSELAKEFDLVCPNYGIINFDHIEISELYDEHKLKMLDKGFKFCSKFVEQNAIFNPLVTNSFLKDYEVANIFAFDLFIYNVDRGGEHNKPNMLINDSNLILIDHELTFPFINDTNQKVDYEFFLQII
- a CDS encoding macro domain-containing protein, whose product is MINYIVGDATNPKVIGNKIIVHICNDIGGWGKGFVMAISKRWKEPEKKYREWFKSQDNFLLGQIQFVKVEDDIWIANLIGQHKINKDENGNAPIRYDAIKKGLEKVAQFATENNTSVHMPRIGCGLAGGTWDRIEPLIQESLLNNEIETYVYDFN